From Cervus canadensis isolate Bull #8, Minnesota chromosome 28, ASM1932006v1, whole genome shotgun sequence, one genomic window encodes:
- the SSR1 gene encoding translocon-associated protein subunit alpha isoform X1, protein MRSLRRLLLLFLLVFPATILLRGGPGGSLAVAQDLTEDEETVEDSIIEDEDDEAEVEEDEPTDLAEDKEEEDVSGEPEASPSADTTILFVKGEDFPANNIVKFLVGFTNKGTEDFIVESLDASFRYPQDYQFYIQNFTALPLNTVVPPQRQATFEYSFIPAEPMGGRPFGLVINLNYKDLNGNVFQDAVFNQTVTIIEREDGLDGETIFMYMFLAGLGLLVVVGLHQLLESRKRKRPIQKVEMGTSSQNDVDMSWIPQETLNQIMQSRRDKASPRRLPRKRAQKRSVGSDE, encoded by the exons ATGAGGTCCCTCCGCCGCCTGCTGCTGCTTTTCCTGCTGGTGTTCCCCGCCACCATTCTGCTCCGAGGCGGCCCGGGAG GCTCTTTGGCAGTGGCTCAGGATCTTACGGaggatgaagaaacagtggaagaTTCTATAATTGAAGATGAAGACGATGAAGCAGAGGTGGAAGAAGATGAACCGACAGATTTG GCTGAAgataaagaggaagaagatgTATCAGGTgaacctgaagcttcacccagtGCAGATACAACCATCCTGTTTGTGAAAGGAGAAG attttccAGCAAATAACATTGTGAAGTTCCTGGTAGGCTTTACCAACAAGGGCACAGAAGATTTTATTGTCGAGTCTCTCGATGCCTCTTTCCGGTACCCTCAGGACTACCAGTTTTATATCCAGAATTTCACCGCTCTTCCCTTGAACACGGTCGTGCCGCCCCAGAGACAGGCAACCTTTGAGTACTCCTTCATCCCCGCGGAGCCCATGGGGGGCCGGCCCTTCGGTCTGGTCATCAACCTGAACTACAAGGATTTGAAC GGCAATGTTTTCCAAGATGCTGTCTTCAATCAAACAGTTACAATTATCGAGAGAGAAGATGGGTTAGATGGAGAAAC CATATTTATGTACATGTTCCTTGCTGGTCTTGGGCTGTTGGTTGTCGTTGGCCTTCATCAGCTCCTGGAATCTAGAAAG CGCAAGAGGCCCATTCAGAAGGTAGAGATGGGAACATCGAGTCAAAATGATGTCGACATGAGCTGGATTCCTCAGGAAACTCTGAATCAGATCA TGCAGAGTAGAAGAG
- the SSR1 gene encoding translocon-associated protein subunit alpha isoform X2 has product MRSLRRLLLLFLLVFPATILLRGGPGGSLAVAQDLTEDEETVEDSIIEDEDDEAEVEEDEPTDLAEDKEEEDVSGEPEASPSADTTILFVKGEDFPANNIVKFLVGFTNKGTEDFIVESLDASFRYPQDYQFYIQNFTALPLNTVVPPQRQATFEYSFIPAEPMGGRPFGLVINLNYKDLNGNVFQDAVFNQTVTIIEREDGLDGETIFMYMFLAGLGLLVVVGLHQLLESRKRKRPIQKVEMGTSSQNDVDMSWIPQETLNQINKASPRRLPRKRAQKRSVGSDE; this is encoded by the exons ATGAGGTCCCTCCGCCGCCTGCTGCTGCTTTTCCTGCTGGTGTTCCCCGCCACCATTCTGCTCCGAGGCGGCCCGGGAG GCTCTTTGGCAGTGGCTCAGGATCTTACGGaggatgaagaaacagtggaagaTTCTATAATTGAAGATGAAGACGATGAAGCAGAGGTGGAAGAAGATGAACCGACAGATTTG GCTGAAgataaagaggaagaagatgTATCAGGTgaacctgaagcttcacccagtGCAGATACAACCATCCTGTTTGTGAAAGGAGAAG attttccAGCAAATAACATTGTGAAGTTCCTGGTAGGCTTTACCAACAAGGGCACAGAAGATTTTATTGTCGAGTCTCTCGATGCCTCTTTCCGGTACCCTCAGGACTACCAGTTTTATATCCAGAATTTCACCGCTCTTCCCTTGAACACGGTCGTGCCGCCCCAGAGACAGGCAACCTTTGAGTACTCCTTCATCCCCGCGGAGCCCATGGGGGGCCGGCCCTTCGGTCTGGTCATCAACCTGAACTACAAGGATTTGAAC GGCAATGTTTTCCAAGATGCTGTCTTCAATCAAACAGTTACAATTATCGAGAGAGAAGATGGGTTAGATGGAGAAAC CATATTTATGTACATGTTCCTTGCTGGTCTTGGGCTGTTGGTTGTCGTTGGCCTTCATCAGCTCCTGGAATCTAGAAAG CGCAAGAGGCCCATTCAGAAGGTAGAGATGGGAACATCGAGTCAAAATGATGTCGACATGAGCTGGATTCCTCAGGAAACTCTGAATCAGATCA